One region of Pleuronectes platessa chromosome 18, fPlePla1.1, whole genome shotgun sequence genomic DNA includes:
- the smim12 gene encoding small integral membrane protein 12 codes for MWPLVWTAMRTYAPYVTFPVALVVGAVGYHLEWFIRGTPKTRVDEKGIQELRDERKLQEQAGMDSTQVLSLKDKLEFTPKAALNRNRSEKS; via the coding sequence ATGTGGCCTCTGGTGTGGACTGCGATGCGGACCTACGCTCCCTACGTCACCTTTCCTGTCGCCCTTGTGGTCGGAGCCGTGGGCTACCACCTGGAGTGGTTCATCAGGGGGACCCCCAAAACTCGGGTCGATGAGAAGGGCATCCAGGAGCTGAGGGAcgagaggaagctgcaggagcaAGCGGGCATGGACAGCACGCAGGTGCTTAGCCTGAAAGACAAACTGGAGTTTACGCCCAAAGCTGCTCTGAACAGGAACCGATCAGAAAAGAGCTAG